Within the Bacillus sp. FSL K6-3431 genome, the region CGCGTTGACAAGCAAAGCCATCATTTGCGACTGCATGTCTGTTGGAAAACCCGGGTGTGGCATTGTTTTAATGTCTACAGCTTTTAATTTTTCTGGTCCAATAACACGTATCCCATCTTCTTCTTCAATGATAGTTACGTTCATTTCTTCCATTTTTGCGATAACAGATGACATATGCTCAGGAATAGCTCCTTGTACAAGCACATTACCACCCGTAATAGCTGCTGCAACCATAAATGTTCCAGCTTCGATTCTGTCAGGAATAATTGTATGATCTGCACCACGCAATGTCTTCACGCCTTCGATACGAATTGTTCCTGTTCCAGCACCTCGTACAATCCCACCCATTTCGTTTATATAATTGGCAAGATCAACAATTTCTGGTTCCTTCGCACAGTTTTCAATTGTTGTAGAACCTTCCGCTAATGCTGCAGCCATCATAATATTTTGAGTAGCCCCTACACTTGGGAAGTCTAAATATATTTTTGCTCCTGTTAAACGATCAGCTGTCGCTTCAATAAATCCATTATCTACTTTCACTTTTGCACCCATTGCTTCAAAGCCTTTTAAGTGAAGATCTATTGGACGAGAACCGATTGCACAACCTCCAGGTAAAGCAACACGTGCTGTTCCTTGTCTTGCAAGTAGTGGTCCCATTACAAGTACTGATGCTCTCATTTTCCGAACGTATTCAAATGGTGCTTCTATTTTAAGTTCATTTGATGCATCAACAATAATTGTTTTATTATTAAATTCAACGCTAGCATTTACATGACGTAACACTTCACCAATTGTATAAACATCGGAAAGAGTTGGTACGTTTCGAATGATGCTTTTTCCTTCACTTGCTAACAATGATGCAGCGATCACAGGCAAAACGGCATTTTTTGCCCCTTCAACTTTAACAGTACCGCTTAGCCTTTTTCCGCCGCGGACGATGATTTTTTCCAAGAGTATTCCCCTCCGCGTACATATTCTTTATATTAATATTCAATCGTTAAGATTGGTGTGCCGATTACAATTGTTGTACTCGACTCAGATCCATTATTTCGTAGTCCAATTTGCATATTCATTTCAGTATCGGTAAAAGATATGGTTTCGTCTAAAAGAGAGGATTTCGCTGATATCGAGTAAAAGTCTCTTTCTTTTAACGTTTTTACCTCTTCCGCGTGCAAGGATTTAATTAAATCTTGCAAAGATTGATACTTAAATTCATCGAACCTTTTATTGAATTCGCCTTTTATACAAGAGAAAATAACGGGCTTTTTATCAAACAGTAGCTTTATTGTTGTTGAAACATACTTGGACAAGCTTTCTACAGCATTCTGATCCCGATCCCAACTCTTTCCCCGTACCTCGTATACAATATACGACGAGGATTGTCTGTTTTTGTCGGTTGATATTAATTTAATTATTTCGCTATAATATTCAAATTGTCTTTTTCCTACAACAATGTCAGAACTCGATTCCATACCAGTATGCCATTCCATATTAGGAAACTGTTTTTTAAGCCATTGTATTTTTTCTAACCGTTTATCTTCATTAGAAAGATGGACAAGTTCTCTTGCATATAAAGACCATTCAACAATAGTGCCATTTTGACTTTCAATTTTATCGGCAAGCACTTGAATATCCATACTTTTCTGTGCTGCACTGATGTTATTCCCGATAAAAATAGTGACAAAACAAATTGTGACGATAATATGAATAATTACGAGCGCTTGTTTTTTGTTCATGGTCTATCACCCCTATTAAAAGTGTTTCCACTCTGGGGATAGAAATACTAAGGGAAAATCGCGAAATTCAGACGTTTTTCGCCTATTATGTATCACCATTTATCAACATACCTATCACATCATAAACAATAGAATGGATATTGAAAACAGGTACAAAGTCGCATTTTTCTTTTTTTCAAAAACATCAAAATAACAAC harbors:
- the murA gene encoding UDP-N-acetylglucosamine 1-carboxyvinyltransferase, which encodes MEKIIVRGGKRLSGTVKVEGAKNAVLPVIAASLLASEGKSIIRNVPTLSDVYTIGEVLRHVNASVEFNNKTIIVDASNELKIEAPFEYVRKMRASVLVMGPLLARQGTARVALPGGCAIGSRPIDLHLKGFEAMGAKVKVDNGFIEATADRLTGAKIYLDFPSVGATQNIMMAAALAEGSTTIENCAKEPEIVDLANYINEMGGIVRGAGTGTIRIEGVKTLRGADHTIIPDRIEAGTFMVAAAITGGNVLVQGAIPEHMSSVIAKMEEMNVTIIEEEDGIRVIGPEKLKAVDIKTMPHPGFPTDMQSQMMALLVNAEGTSVITETVFENRYMHAEEFRRMNSDIKIEGRSVIISGPSKLQGAEVAATDLRAGAALIVAGLKADGYTRVTELKHLDRGYLNFHEKLRALGADIERVNDETEKNITNETTISNLVVDFDA
- a CDS encoding YwmB family TATA-box binding protein, which encodes MNKKQALVIIHIIVTICFVTIFIGNNISAAQKSMDIQVLADKIESQNGTIVEWSLYARELVHLSNEDKRLEKIQWLKKQFPNMEWHTGMESSSDIVVGKRQFEYYSEIIKLISTDKNRQSSSYIVYEVRGKSWDRDQNAVESLSKYVSTTIKLLFDKKPVIFSCIKGEFNKRFDEFKYQSLQDLIKSLHAEEVKTLKERDFYSISAKSSLLDETISFTDTEMNMQIGLRNNGSESSTTIVIGTPILTIEY